In a single window of the Delftia tsuruhatensis genome:
- a CDS encoding acyl-CoA dehydrogenase family protein yields MDFEYSPKTKDLQERLLKFMDDHIYPGEKDYAAEMEANTAAGKRWTPLQTIEKLKVKAREQGLWNLFLPVDSAEAAGYKGGGLTNQEYAPLAEIMGRVPWSSEVFNCSAPDTGNMETIARYGSTELKERWLKPLLEGKIRSAFAMTEPEVASSDATNICTRIERQGDEYVINGHKWWISGAGDPRCQVFITMGKTDPEAPKHSQQSMIIVPGDAPGIRIVRPLNVMGYDDAPHGHMEMYFENVRVPAGNILLGEGRGFEIAQGRLGPGRIHHCMRLIGLAERALELMCKRASSRIAFGKSVAQQTVTQERIAEARCKIDMARLLTLKAAWLMDVAGNKVARTEIAMIKVVAPSMACQVIDWAMQVHGGGGMSDDFPLASAYAHARTLRFADGPDEVHRNAIAKWELGKYGAYGKDAGVPITRGS; encoded by the coding sequence ATGGACTTTGAATACTCGCCCAAGACCAAGGACCTGCAGGAACGCCTGCTGAAGTTCATGGACGACCACATCTATCCCGGTGAGAAGGACTATGCCGCGGAGATGGAGGCCAACACAGCCGCCGGCAAGCGCTGGACGCCCCTGCAGACCATCGAGAAGCTCAAGGTCAAGGCCCGCGAGCAGGGCCTGTGGAACCTGTTCCTTCCCGTGGACAGCGCCGAGGCCGCGGGCTACAAGGGCGGCGGCCTGACCAACCAGGAATACGCGCCGCTGGCCGAGATCATGGGCCGCGTGCCATGGTCCAGCGAGGTGTTCAACTGCTCCGCGCCCGACACGGGCAACATGGAGACCATTGCGCGCTACGGCAGCACCGAACTCAAGGAGCGCTGGCTCAAGCCGCTGCTGGAAGGCAAGATCCGCTCGGCCTTCGCCATGACCGAGCCCGAAGTGGCTTCCTCCGACGCCACCAACATCTGCACGCGCATCGAGCGCCAGGGCGACGAGTACGTGATCAACGGCCACAAGTGGTGGATCTCGGGGGCCGGCGATCCGCGCTGCCAGGTCTTCATCACCATGGGCAAGACCGATCCCGAGGCACCCAAGCACTCGCAACAGAGCATGATCATCGTGCCCGGCGATGCGCCCGGCATCCGCATCGTGCGTCCGCTCAACGTCATGGGCTATGACGACGCGCCCCACGGCCACATGGAGATGTATTTCGAGAACGTGCGCGTGCCGGCCGGCAACATCCTGCTGGGCGAGGGCCGCGGCTTCGAGATCGCCCAGGGCCGCCTCGGCCCTGGCCGCATCCACCACTGCATGCGCCTGATCGGCCTGGCCGAGCGCGCGCTGGAGCTGATGTGCAAGCGTGCCAGCTCGCGCATCGCCTTCGGCAAGAGCGTGGCCCAGCAGACGGTGACGCAGGAGCGCATCGCCGAGGCCCGCTGCAAGATCGACATGGCACGCCTGCTCACGCTCAAGGCCGCCTGGCTGATGGACGTGGCCGGCAACAAGGTGGCCCGCACCGAGATCGCCATGATCAAGGTCGTGGCCCCCAGCATGGCCTGCCAGGTCATCGACTGGGCCATGCAGGTGCATGGCGGCGGCGGCATGAGCGATGACTTCCCGCTGGCCAGTGCCTATGCCCATGCCCGCACCCTGCGCTTTGCCGACGGCCCCGACGAGGTGCACCGCAACGCCATCGCCAAGTGGGAGCTGGGCAAGTACGGCGCCTACGGCAAGGATGCCGGCGTGCCCATCACGCGCGGCAGCTGA
- a CDS encoding Crp/Fnr family transcriptional regulator, with amino-acid sequence MDDPILTIEEREAINSGRWFSSLSPSLRHDILRCAYVKRFKDGTLICARGEPPEEWIACARGAVRVSSTSITGKQITLDYVEPGIWFGDVAILDGDKRTHDAYAHGETTLLCVSKPDFKRILSMHVEFSEAMLRLHARRIRQLYGLVEDLNTLPLRARLAKQLLHLVRSYGVTSLSDGSEIRIGLHLAQEELAQLLGASRQRVNQELKAMERENAIRIEPGGLVVCNRDTLLRIAAPDA; translated from the coding sequence ATGGACGACCCGATTCTTACCATCGAAGAACGTGAAGCGATCAATTCCGGTCGCTGGTTTTCATCCCTTTCTCCATCGCTTCGGCACGACATTCTTCGATGCGCCTACGTCAAACGGTTCAAAGATGGCACGCTCATCTGCGCACGCGGAGAGCCGCCCGAGGAATGGATCGCCTGCGCCAGGGGCGCCGTGCGCGTGAGCTCGACCTCGATCACGGGCAAGCAGATCACGCTGGACTACGTGGAGCCGGGCATCTGGTTCGGCGACGTGGCCATCCTGGACGGGGACAAGCGCACGCACGACGCCTATGCGCATGGCGAGACCACGCTGCTGTGCGTGTCCAAGCCCGACTTCAAGCGGATCCTGTCCATGCACGTGGAGTTCTCGGAGGCCATGCTGCGCCTGCATGCGCGGCGCATCCGCCAGCTGTACGGCCTGGTCGAGGACCTCAACACCCTGCCGCTGCGCGCGCGCCTGGCCAAGCAGTTGCTGCATCTGGTGCGCAGCTATGGCGTGACCAGCCTGTCGGACGGCAGCGAGATCCGCATCGGCCTGCATCTGGCGCAGGAGGAACTGGCCCAGTTGCTGGGCGCCTCGCGCCAGCGCGTGAACCAGGAACTCAAGGCCATGGAGCGCGAGAACGCCATCCGCATCGAGCCTGGTGGCCTGGTGGTCTGCAACCGCGACACGCTGCTGCGCATCGCCGCGCCCGACGCCTGA
- a CDS encoding phosphotransferase, with translation MSTFDHFVGTRPVSDQHAFDVPALTAWMQGHVDGFAGPVQVEMFKGGQSNPTYKLVTPGRSYVMRSKPGPVARLLPSAHAIEREFRVMKGLAGTDVPVPHMYALCEDESIIGRAFYIMECMEGRVLWDQSLPGMEPDRRAAIYDEMNRVISALHTVDFTAQGLADYGRSGNYFERQIGRWSKQYVASITQPIPEMDQLMQWLPAHMPASALDASRVSIVHGDFRLDNLMFHPTEPRVIAVLDWELSTLGHPLADFSYHCMSWHIPATLGRGIAGKDLAALGIPSEQEYIRRYCERTGLKDVDTLRADWNFYMAYNMFRIAAILQGIAKRVEAGTASSAQAKASGDTARPMAELAWSFAQRS, from the coding sequence ATGAGCACTTTCGACCATTTCGTGGGCACACGCCCCGTGTCCGACCAGCATGCCTTCGATGTGCCGGCGCTGACGGCCTGGATGCAGGGCCACGTGGACGGCTTCGCAGGCCCGGTGCAGGTGGAAATGTTCAAGGGTGGCCAGTCCAACCCCACCTACAAGCTGGTCACGCCGGGGCGCAGCTACGTGATGCGCTCCAAGCCCGGGCCGGTGGCCAGGCTGCTGCCCTCGGCCCATGCCATCGAGCGCGAGTTCCGCGTGATGAAGGGCCTGGCCGGCACCGACGTGCCCGTGCCCCACATGTATGCGCTGTGCGAGGACGAGTCCATCATCGGCCGCGCCTTCTACATCATGGAGTGCATGGAAGGCCGCGTGCTCTGGGACCAGTCCCTGCCCGGCATGGAGCCAGACCGGCGCGCCGCCATCTACGACGAGATGAACCGCGTCATCTCGGCCCTGCACACCGTGGACTTCACGGCCCAGGGCCTGGCCGACTACGGCAGGAGCGGCAACTATTTCGAGCGCCAGATCGGCCGCTGGAGCAAGCAGTACGTGGCCTCCATCACCCAGCCCATCCCCGAGATGGACCAGCTCATGCAGTGGCTGCCCGCCCACATGCCGGCCAGCGCGCTGGATGCCTCGCGCGTGTCCATCGTGCACGGCGACTTCCGCCTGGACAACCTGATGTTCCACCCCACCGAGCCGCGCGTGATCGCCGTGCTGGACTGGGAGCTGTCCACGCTGGGCCATCCGCTGGCCGACTTCAGCTACCACTGCATGAGCTGGCACATCCCGGCCACGCTGGGCCGGGGCATCGCGGGCAAGGATCTGGCGGCACTGGGCATCCCTTCGGAGCAGGAATACATCCGCCGCTACTGCGAACGCACGGGCCTCAAGGACGTGGACACGCTGCGCGCCGACTGGAATTTCTACATGGCCTACAACATGTTCCGCATCGCGGCCATCCTGCAAGGCATCGCCAAGCGCGTGGAGGCCGGCACGGCCTCCAGCGCCCAGGCCAAGGCCTCGGGCGACACGGCCCGTCCCATGGCCGAGCTGGCCTGGTCCTTTGCACAGCGCAGCTGA
- the thiE gene encoding thiamine phosphate synthase: protein MSNDSIQTLADTIVRLHGAAFAPEGSALPPQPVPPARRQDPAYLAALQACSTLGFIAIDAETLAQAWQAQTARRGRFEPTRWPDDPRDFGLEGADPALAFPDCPQALGLYGVLPDAHWVGRMARAGVPTVQLRFKSEDRDAIAREVRAAVAAVQGTDARLFINDHWREAIDAGAYGIHVGQEDLDALAGTDLDTIRASGLRLGVSTHGYAEMVRAHAVQPSYIALGAVFPTTLKKMATAPQGLARLDAYVRLMQRYPLVAIGGISADQFPAVRATGVGSVAVVRALVNAVDPETAARQLLAAMQAAG from the coding sequence ATGAGCAACGACTCCATCCAGACCCTGGCCGATACCATCGTGCGCCTGCATGGCGCCGCCTTCGCTCCCGAAGGTTCGGCCCTCCCTCCCCAGCCCGTGCCGCCCGCGCGGCGCCAGGACCCCGCCTACCTGGCCGCCCTCCAGGCCTGCAGCACGCTGGGCTTCATCGCCATCGACGCCGAGACGCTGGCCCAGGCCTGGCAGGCCCAGACCGCGCGCCGGGGCCGCTTCGAGCCCACGCGCTGGCCCGATGATCCGCGCGACTTCGGCCTGGAAGGCGCCGATCCGGCGCTGGCCTTCCCGGATTGCCCACAGGCACTGGGGCTGTACGGCGTGCTGCCCGATGCCCACTGGGTGGGCCGCATGGCACGCGCCGGCGTGCCAACGGTGCAGTTGCGCTTCAAGTCCGAGGACCGCGATGCCATCGCGCGCGAAGTCCGTGCCGCCGTGGCCGCAGTCCAGGGTACGGATGCGCGGCTGTTCATCAACGACCACTGGCGCGAGGCCATCGATGCCGGCGCCTACGGCATCCATGTGGGCCAGGAAGACCTGGACGCGCTGGCCGGCACCGACCTGGACACCATCCGCGCCTCGGGCCTGCGCCTGGGCGTGAGCACCCATGGCTATGCGGAGATGGTGCGTGCCCATGCCGTGCAGCCCAGCTATATCGCCCTGGGCGCCGTATTTCCGACCACGCTCAAGAAAATGGCCACGGCGCCCCAGGGCCTGGCACGCCTGGATGCCTATGTGCGCCTGATGCAGCGCTACCCCTTGGTGGCCATCGGCGGCATCTCGGCCGACCAGTTCCCGGCCGTGCGCGCCACGGGCGTGGGCTCGGTCGCCGTCGTAAGGGCCCTGGTCAACGCAGTGGACCCGGAGACGGCAGCCAGGCAATTGCTCGCCGCCATGCAGGCAGCGGGCTGA
- a CDS encoding 3-hydroxyacyl-CoA dehydrogenase — protein MTQKDISTIEIVGLIGTGAMGQGIAQLASQAGARVLLKDARPGAAEQARQQLLALWTQLNKKQKITSEQAAEYAARLFVVDDLAAFKDCDLVVEAIVERMDAKQQLLRELEDIVAPSAIIASNTSALSITTLATALRHPRRFAGFHFFNPAPLMKVVEIVQGLATDEATCDVLASFARRFGHTPVRAQDTPGFLVNHLGRGYVTEALRIAQEGIADFATVDRILRDQAGFRLGPFELMDLTGLDVTHAVMEYIYGQYYQEPRYRPSPIAAQRVAAGLLGRKTGQGFYRYAEGRAEQPAEPSAPQVRELPPVWVSPRAARRPEIYQLLKNLGARIETGQAPSEQALILVAPLGLDVTTVAAVERLDPTRTLGIDMLVDDASTRRRVLATNPATRSDMRDAAHALFASDGKAVSVIRDSGGFVTQRVVGSIVNIASDICQQGIGSPADLEKAVTLGLGYPMGPLAMGDRWGPTNVLEVLFNLQTVYGDPRYRPSPWLRRRGALGLSLTHEEQ, from the coding sequence ATGACCCAAAAAGACATTTCCACTATCGAAATTGTAGGCCTCATAGGCACTGGTGCCATGGGCCAGGGCATTGCCCAGCTTGCCTCCCAGGCCGGTGCCAGGGTACTGCTGAAGGATGCACGCCCCGGCGCCGCCGAACAAGCCCGGCAACAATTGCTTGCGCTTTGGACCCAACTCAATAAGAAACAAAAGATAACAAGCGAGCAAGCCGCGGAATATGCGGCCAGGCTCTTTGTGGTGGACGATCTGGCAGCGTTCAAGGATTGCGATCTGGTCGTGGAGGCCATCGTCGAGCGCATGGATGCCAAGCAGCAGTTGCTGCGCGAACTGGAGGACATCGTCGCGCCCTCCGCCATCATCGCGAGCAACACATCGGCACTGTCCATCACCACGCTGGCCACGGCGCTGCGCCATCCACGGCGCTTCGCGGGCTTTCATTTCTTCAATCCGGCGCCTCTGATGAAGGTGGTGGAGATCGTGCAGGGCCTGGCCACGGACGAGGCGACTTGCGACGTCTTGGCCTCCTTTGCGCGACGCTTCGGCCACACGCCGGTACGCGCCCAGGACACACCGGGCTTTCTGGTCAACCACCTGGGGCGTGGCTACGTGACCGAGGCGTTGCGCATCGCGCAGGAGGGCATTGCCGACTTCGCCACCGTCGACCGCATCCTGCGCGACCAGGCGGGATTCAGGCTCGGCCCCTTCGAGCTGATGGACCTCACGGGCCTGGACGTCACGCATGCGGTGATGGAGTACATCTATGGGCAGTACTATCAGGAGCCACGCTACCGCCCCAGTCCCATCGCGGCGCAGCGCGTGGCGGCCGGCCTGCTGGGCCGCAAGACCGGCCAGGGCTTCTACCGCTACGCCGAAGGCCGGGCCGAGCAGCCCGCCGAGCCCTCGGCTCCCCAGGTGCGGGAGCTGCCCCCGGTCTGGGTTTCGCCACGCGCGGCCCGCCGCCCGGAGATCTACCAGTTGCTCAAGAACCTGGGTGCGCGCATCGAGACCGGACAGGCACCGAGCGAGCAGGCGCTGATCCTCGTGGCGCCGCTGGGGCTGGACGTGACCACCGTGGCGGCCGTGGAGCGGCTGGATCCCACCCGCACCCTGGGCATCGACATGCTGGTGGACGACGCCTCCACGCGCCGCCGTGTGCTGGCGACCAACCCGGCCACGCGCTCCGACATGCGTGATGCCGCCCACGCACTGTTCGCCAGCGATGGCAAGGCCGTGAGCGTGATCCGCGACAGCGGCGGCTTCGTCACGCAGCGCGTGGTGGGCTCCATCGTCAACATCGCCAGCGACATATGCCAGCAGGGCATAGGCAGCCCGGCCGACCTGGAAAAGGCCGTGACCCTGGGCCTGGGCTACCCCATGGGCCCGCTGGCCATGGGCGATCGCTGGGGGCCCACCAATGTGCTGGAGGTGCTGTTCAACCTGCAGACGGTGTATGGCGATCCGCGCTACCGCCCCAGCCCCTGGCTGCGCCGCCGTGGAGCGCTGGGGCTGAGCCTCACGCACGAGGAGCAATAG
- a CDS encoding thiazole synthase — MTTSASSSDDSLVLYGQRFDSRLLLGTSRYPSPAVLEAAVRRARPAMVTASLRRQGSNAAETGASFWELLRKLDVPVLPNTAGCMTVQEAVTTAQMAREVFETPWIKLELIGDDYTLQPDTLNLVEAASLLIKDGFQVLPYTTEDLVLCQRLVDVGCQAVMPWAAPIGTGRGPVNPYAMQTLRERLKVPLIVDAGLGRPSHACQVMEWGYDAVLLNTAVALSEDPVAMAGAFADAVNAGHAACRAGAMAEQSAAQPSTPVLGTPFWHHG, encoded by the coding sequence ATGACGACTTCCGCCTCTTCCTCCGACGACAGCCTGGTCCTGTACGGCCAGCGCTTTGACAGCCGCCTGCTGCTGGGCACCTCCCGCTACCCCTCGCCCGCCGTGCTTGAAGCTGCCGTACGGCGCGCCCGCCCGGCCATGGTCACGGCCTCCCTGCGCCGCCAGGGCAGCAACGCCGCCGAGACCGGCGCCAGTTTCTGGGAGCTGCTCAGGAAGCTGGACGTGCCCGTGCTGCCCAACACCGCCGGCTGCATGACCGTGCAGGAGGCCGTCACCACCGCCCAGATGGCGCGCGAGGTCTTCGAGACGCCCTGGATCAAGCTGGAGCTGATCGGCGACGACTACACGCTGCAGCCCGACACGCTGAACCTGGTGGAGGCCGCTTCCCTCCTGATCAAGGACGGATTCCAGGTCCTGCCCTACACCACCGAGGACCTGGTGCTGTGCCAGCGCCTGGTCGATGTGGGCTGCCAGGCCGTGATGCCCTGGGCGGCCCCCATCGGCACGGGCCGCGGCCCCGTCAACCCCTACGCCATGCAGACGCTGCGCGAACGCCTGAAGGTGCCCCTGATCGTCGACGCCGGCCTGGGCCGCCCATCCCATGCCTGCCAGGTGATGGAGTGGGGCTATGACGCCGTGCTGCTGAACACGGCCGTGGCCCTGTCCGAAGACCCTGTCGCCATGGCCGGCGCCTTTGCCGATGCCGTGAACGCGGGCCATGCGGCCTGCCGCGCCGGCGCCATGGCCGAGCAATCGGCCGCCCAGCCCAGCACGCCCGTGCTGGGCACGCCGTTCTGGCACCACGGCTGA